Genomic segment of Peptococcaceae bacterium 1198_IL3148:
CCAAAATTCTTCTTCGGGCCAAGTGTTTTAGAAGGGCCTGTGAGACAGCTCCGCTAGTGATTCAAAAGGATGAACTAATTGTGGGACATCCCTGCGGTAAAGCCAGGGCCGGGGCAGTGTCCCCAGACATTGCCTGGAGATGGGTGCGGGATGAGCTGGATACCATGTCCACCCGGCCCCAAGACCCCTTTGAAATCAGTGAAGAGGACAAACGGATTTTACGGGAGGAAGTATT
This window contains:
- a CDS encoding pyruvate formate lyase family protein; its protein translation is KILLRAKCFRRACETAPLVIQKDELIVGHPCGKARAGAVSPDIAWRWVRDELDTMSTRPQDPFEISEEDKRILREEVFPYWEGKSVDEICQKQYEEAGIWSFSGEAFVSDLS